A window of Hirschia baltica ATCC 49814 contains these coding sequences:
- a CDS encoding class II aldolase/adducin family protein — protein MHNQIDELRQLSARIGADPLLVQGGGGNSSVKLDDILYVKASGTWLRDALDKELFVPLNLEAAREYASSGQEDYLRLRVDDLPGGNLRPSIETGMHAAMPHQYVMHTHPVFTIAATIIQDHDVGHFLDGLHWAKLPYIKPGAGLASAISGLVQENAPDIILLENHGLVVGGNSPEDVEQTLLEVEKRLSLPQMELNKDFEKSEITNEPDGYKWFENKLAKDVACSGAAMQKLTLGALVPDQVVYLGGAAVRISDIHELDEIRLNWKSHYGVEPGLVFVEGVGALVREDLTKGGLAMVDLLLQLAIHIPDNVALNTLTPENQIELLNWDAEKFRQAVDAERKG, from the coding sequence ATGCACAATCAAATAGATGAGTTACGTCAATTGTCGGCTCGAATTGGAGCAGACCCACTCCTCGTGCAAGGGGGAGGAGGGAATTCTTCGGTAAAGCTGGATGACATACTCTACGTGAAAGCGTCCGGCACGTGGCTGAGAGATGCATTAGACAAAGAACTATTCGTACCTTTAAACCTAGAAGCTGCACGAGAATATGCGAGCTCAGGCCAAGAAGACTATCTAAGACTTCGTGTAGACGACTTGCCCGGTGGAAACCTCAGACCATCAATTGAAACAGGTATGCATGCAGCTATGCCGCATCAATATGTGATGCACACACACCCTGTGTTCACAATTGCCGCTACAATCATTCAAGATCATGATGTAGGTCATTTCTTGGATGGTCTGCACTGGGCAAAACTGCCATATATAAAACCTGGAGCGGGTTTAGCATCTGCTATTTCAGGACTCGTTCAAGAAAATGCTCCCGACATTATATTGTTGGAAAATCATGGACTTGTCGTTGGTGGCAACAGTCCAGAAGATGTTGAACAGACCCTATTGGAAGTTGAGAAGCGTTTAAGCCTCCCCCAAATGGAACTGAACAAGGATTTTGAAAAATCAGAGATAACAAATGAGCCAGATGGCTATAAATGGTTTGAAAACAAACTTGCTAAGGATGTTGCATGCTCAGGCGCAGCGATGCAAAAACTGACTTTGGGCGCGCTCGTACCAGATCAAGTTGTTTACCTTGGTGGCGCAGCAGTTCGGATTTCAGACATTCACGAGCTTGATGAAATTCGCCTTAATTGGAAGTCGCACTACGGGGTTGAGCCTGGGTTGGTCTTTGTTGAAGGCGTGGGCGCACTCGTACGTGAAGACCTGACAAAAGGTGGTCTAGCGATGGTAGATCTATTATTGCAGTTAGCTATTCATATTCCCGACAATGTCGCCTTGAATACTCTAACGCCCGAGAACCAAATTGAACTTCTAAACTGGGACGCCGAAAAATTTCGTCAGGCTGTCGATGCAGAGAGAAAAGGGTGA
- a CDS encoding glycosyltransferase family 2 protein → MSKEVLEIKQIEGMINSVDLSRKNCFTIEDDTPSILLSTASNGMSAGLYTLKCITSTQDIPLSPRVFMERLSGEEQGNAQIRCLKTRYGWKATFWIPTDTKYLKIALTENSGEFQFLEFSLTKVSNKRNGLVQTLNLISERVRSPRQLFDSAAKVARAIKNGGIKQLKEDLATTSRVGGQLNGYTTWIDLYDQIDDKDLKSIQKRIDELSQKPVISIITPVYNPAPELLRAAIESVLSQYYSHWELCLANDCSTDPEIARIIDEYAEQDSRIKRVHRTQNGHISAASNSALELASGEFIAFLDHDDELSATALYHVAEAINKNPSCRLFYSDEDKIDLDGKRHDPYFKSDWNHDLLLSHNLFTHLSVYDKALIEEVGGLRSKYDGAQDYDLALRCSARLRADEICHIPFILYHWRVMPGSTALSSDEKPYAMLAGERALNDHLIALNIKAKAELIGIGFKVSYDIPTPAPQVSIIIPTRNSQKLVKQCVDSIYNKTSYPDFEIILVDNGSDDPEAIKYFQDLEAKNQIKLISDPRPFNYSALNNLAVAQSNAPVLCLLNNDIEVISDNWLEEMVSLVLQPNVGAVGAMLYYPDDTIQHAGVVMGLGGLAAHIHGGLERGTPGYVGRAALRQSLSAVTGACMVVSRDNYEKVSGLDEENLAVAYNDIDFCLKLQAIGKRNIWTPHAELYHHESASRGYENTPEKLMRFQKEADFMKKKWPDQINADPAYSPNLTLNDCNFSLAFPPRISKPWRA, encoded by the coding sequence ATGTCCAAAGAAGTTTTGGAGATCAAACAAATTGAAGGCATGATCAACTCCGTCGATTTGTCACGCAAGAATTGCTTTACAATTGAAGACGATACCCCGAGTATTCTTTTAAGTACTGCTTCAAATGGTATGTCAGCGGGCCTGTACACGTTAAAATGTATAACGAGTACGCAAGACATTCCGCTCTCTCCACGTGTTTTTATGGAACGCCTCAGCGGAGAAGAGCAAGGCAATGCTCAAATAAGATGTTTAAAAACACGCTATGGGTGGAAAGCAACTTTCTGGATTCCGACAGACACAAAATATCTGAAGATAGCTCTAACTGAAAATAGCGGTGAGTTTCAATTTCTAGAGTTTTCACTCACCAAAGTGTCTAATAAACGCAATGGTTTGGTTCAAACACTTAATTTGATTTCGGAACGCGTGCGTTCGCCCAGACAATTATTTGATAGTGCAGCCAAAGTTGCAAGAGCCATTAAGAATGGCGGAATCAAACAATTAAAAGAAGATTTAGCGACTACGTCTCGCGTTGGTGGACAATTAAATGGATATACAACGTGGATCGACCTTTATGACCAGATCGACGATAAAGATTTAAAATCAATACAAAAAAGAATTGATGAGCTTTCTCAAAAACCTGTGATTTCAATCATCACGCCAGTTTACAATCCAGCTCCTGAACTATTAAGAGCCGCGATAGAGAGCGTTTTAAGCCAATATTATTCTCATTGGGAATTATGCTTGGCAAATGATTGTTCAACTGACCCTGAAATCGCGCGTATTATAGATGAATATGCTGAACAAGACTCACGTATTAAACGCGTGCACAGAACTCAAAACGGCCATATCTCTGCAGCATCTAATTCAGCTCTGGAATTGGCTAGTGGAGAATTCATCGCTTTTCTAGATCATGATGATGAATTGAGTGCCACCGCACTCTACCATGTTGCAGAAGCTATCAATAAAAATCCTTCTTGTCGGTTGTTTTATTCAGATGAAGACAAAATCGATTTAGATGGGAAAAGGCATGATCCATACTTTAAATCTGATTGGAACCACGATCTACTACTATCCCATAATTTGTTTACGCACCTTAGTGTGTATGACAAAGCGCTAATAGAAGAAGTGGGAGGCCTTCGCTCCAAATATGATGGTGCGCAAGATTATGATCTGGCGCTTCGCTGTTCTGCGAGGCTACGAGCTGATGAAATCTGCCATATACCTTTTATACTCTATCACTGGCGGGTCATGCCCGGAAGCACAGCGCTATCTTCAGATGAGAAACCCTACGCTATGCTGGCCGGAGAACGAGCCTTAAATGATCACCTAATAGCGCTAAATATAAAGGCAAAAGCAGAGCTTATAGGTATTGGATTTAAAGTATCCTACGATATACCTACGCCAGCGCCTCAAGTTTCTATCATCATTCCTACAAGAAACAGTCAGAAGCTAGTGAAGCAGTGCGTTGATAGTATTTACAATAAAACAAGTTATCCAGACTTCGAAATTATTTTGGTAGATAATGGTTCAGATGACCCTGAAGCAATCAAGTATTTTCAAGATTTGGAAGCTAAAAATCAAATCAAATTAATATCGGACCCAAGACCCTTCAATTATTCTGCTTTGAATAATTTGGCTGTCGCACAATCAAATGCACCAGTACTTTGCCTCTTGAATAATGACATAGAAGTCATTTCTGACAATTGGCTCGAGGAAATGGTCAGTCTTGTTCTTCAGCCAAATGTTGGAGCTGTCGGAGCCATGTTATATTACCCCGATGACACCATTCAGCATGCTGGTGTTGTCATGGGCTTAGGTGGTCTCGCTGCTCATATTCATGGTGGGTTGGAACGCGGGACACCTGGATATGTTGGACGCGCAGCGCTAAGACAATCTCTAAGCGCGGTCACAGGGGCTTGTATGGTCGTCTCAAGAGACAATTATGAAAAGGTCAGTGGTCTCGATGAAGAAAATCTTGCAGTCGCATATAATGATATAGATTTCTGCTTAAAGCTGCAGGCCATTGGAAAAAGAAATATCTGGACGCCTCATGCTGAATTATATCATCATGAATCTGCAAGTCGGGGATATGAAAACACACCAGAAAAGCTAATGAGATTTCAAAAAGAGGCTGATTTTATGAAGAAAAAATGGCCTGATCAAATCAACGCAGATCCAGCATATTCACCAAATCTAACGTTAAATGACTGCAATTTCTCACTCGCTTTTCCTCCCAGAATTTCAAAGCCTTGGAGAGCCTAA